The Flavobacterium sp. 140616W15 sequence ATTTCTTTTCATAATTGACAAAACCTTGCTCAATTCCGTTCAATTCAATTTCTGATAAGGCAATTGCAATCGTGTCTTGTAATGATTTAATCGATGTTAAATCTTCATCCCAAAAGTTTTTATTTCGCAACACCTGAGTTGCGATTTCATAATAATCATCTGATTTCCATGTTTTAGCAAAAAAGCTAACTATGTCTTCACTGTCATTAACAGGTAAAGTTTGGTTTTGCCAAGTGCCTTTATAAAAACGAATCAAACAAGCAAATGCAAACGTTAAATGAACTGGAAGCTTGTTGTGAATTGCGACATATTCGACTAAACTTGGCAAAACACGAACTTTAAATTTCGAAATAGAGTTCAATGCAATACTAGATAATAAATGCTTGATAAATGGATTTCTAAAACGATCTAAGACTTCATCAGAGAAGCTTATTAGTTCGTCCTTATCCATATTTAATGTTTCGTTTATTTCATCAAAAACAGCTTTATTTACAAACGTTCCTGTAAATAGATTATCTACAGTTTCTTTTACCGTTTCATTTCCATAAAGTAGAGAAAACGGAACCATTGCTGTATGCGCTCCATTTAAAATGCGAACTTTACGAGTTCTATAAGGTTGCATATCGGCTACAATCTTTACATCTAAATCGGTTTTCTCAAACGGAAGCTTAGCTTTTAGTTTATCATCACCTTCAATAACCCATAAAAAGAAAGTTTCGGCACTTACAATCAAATTATCTGAATAATCCAACTGCTTGTTATATTCTTCTATTTCATCTTTTGGATAGCCCGGAACAATACGGTCTACTAATGTATTGTGAAAACTACAATGATTTAAAAGCCATAATGTAAAATCAACTTCTAAACTCCAATCAGCACAATATTTTAATATAATTTCCTTTAAAGTATCCGAGTTATAATTGATTAATTCACAAGGAATAATTGTCAATGCTTTGGTTTTATCACCATTAAAATGCTTGAATCTTTCATATAAAAGCACTGTTAATTTAGCAGGGAATGAAACTGGCGGTTGCATTGTAGGCTTATCACTAGCAATGTATTCTATACCTGCTTCGGTAGTATTAGAAATAATAAAAGCTAATTCTTCTTCTTTGGCCAAAGCCAAAAACTCATTAAAGGAAGCATAAGGATCTATTGCTTTTACAATATTGGTAATCAATTCTTTTTCTTGAATTTCTTCTCCTTTTTTTATTCCTTTCATGAATAATGTATACAAACCATCTTGATCATTAATCATGTTTACCAATCCTTTATCGATAGGTTGCACAACAGCAATTCCTGCATTAAAATTGGCATCCTGATTCAGTTTCTGAAAAGCAAATTCTACAAATGCTCTCAAAAAATTCCCTTCTCCAAATTGAACAATTTTTATTGGAAGCTTATCAGATAACCCTATATTTTCTCTATTTAGTTTTTTCATTATTAATAACTTAAAGTGTTGTATATAATTGAATTAAATACTTTATCCTTTTCAGTTGTAAAAGAAACATTATGCCTATTACAAACAAAACTTGTTGTGAGGACTGGCAGGTTTTATTCTGCAGGAATAATGCTCTATTACAACTTAAAAATCAAAAAAACATTTAAAAACAATCTTTAGGAATAGCTATTCCGTATTTTATTTTCTAATTTTTTTTATAATCTCAAGAACTTCACTGACTTTGTTTTTTAGACCTTCAAAATCATTCTTATCTAATATTTCTTTTGAGATTAATTGCGAACCAAGTCCTACGCAAGTTGCCCCTGCATTTAACCAAGATGACAAACTTTCTTCAGTTGGAAAAACTCCACCCGTTGGCATAATACTCGTCCAGGGCGATGGGCCTTTTATTCCTTTTATAAAATCTGGTCCATAGGTATCTGCTGGAAATAATTTTACAATTTCACAACCTAATTCTTCGGCTTTGGCAATCTCTGTAAGTGTACCACAACCAGGTGACCATAATACTTTACGGCGATTACAAGCTATTGCAATATCTTCTCTGAGTACTGGCGTTACAATAAAATTAGCTCCCAATTGCATGTATAAAGAAGCTGCGGCCGCATCTGTTACCGATCCTACACCCAGAATCATTCCGGGTAATTCAGCTAAAGCGTATTTATTTAAAGCCCCAAATACTTCAAAAGCAAAATCGCCTCGACTAGTAAATTCCATTAATCGGGAACCACCATCGTAACAAGCTTTTAATACTTTCTTACTTAGCGCTATATCCGAATGAAAAAACAACGGAATCATACCATTTTCTTTCATTGTTGTAGCTACTTCTATTCTTGAATATTTTGCCATTTTATATTATTTATCTTGATACTAATCCTGCCGAATTACCATCTAGCATATTTTCAACTTCTTTTAACGTAACCAAATTATAATCGCCTGCAATGGTATGTTTTAAGCAACAAGTCGCAACAGCAAAATCTAATGCTCTTTGGTTATTATTTGGGTATTCCAGTAATCCGTAAATTAACCCGCCCATAAAAGCATCACCACTACCTACACGATCTACAACAGGTGTTACCTCTTGCACTGCAGCATTATAAATAGCTTTACCATCAAATAAAACACCACCAATTCTTTGATGAGAGGCACTTACAGAATAGCGTAACGTGGTTGCTACAGTTTTTAAATTTGGAATCAAATCGAATAACTTACTGTACAAAACAGGAAGTGATTTCTCATCCTGATAATTAGGATTTACTTTAGGAATTCCAAGCATAAAATACGCTGTATCAATATCTCCTAAAATAACATTGCTATATTGTAACATCTCTGGCATTACATCACATGGAGTTTTTCCATATTGCCAAAGTTTTGATCTATAATTTAAATCACATGAAATAGTAATCCCTAATTTATGCGCCACTTTAATAGCTTCTAAACAGGCTTGGGCTGCACTATCTGAAATCGCTGGAGTAATTCCACTCCAATGAAACCAATCAGCACCTTCCAAAACTTTCTCCCAATCGATTAATCCTTTTTCGATAGTTGCCATCGAGCTATGTGCGCGGTCATAAACGACATTGCTCCCTCGTGTTCCTGCGCCAGTTTCCAGAAAATAAATTCCTAAACGTTCTCCACCATAAATTACATTTTGCGATGCTACGTTCATTTTTCGCATTTCTTTCACTGCCGAAGCACCAATTTCATTTTCAGGTAATCTGGTAACAAACTCAGCATTTACACCATAATTAGCCAAAGACACACAAACATTAAATTCGCCTCCCCCGTAATTTGATCCAAATGTTTTAGCTTGAGAAAAACGAAGATGCCTCTCTGTTGAAAGACGCAACATAATTTCACCGAATGCAACTACTTTATTCATATTGTTTTTATTTACCATTAAGATAATTTTACCGCAAAGTTTTGAACCATTAAGAGATTAAGGAAAATTAAGATTTAGCCTTATAACTGCTTTTTTTGCCACAGATTATTATGATTAAAAGGATTTCCCACATTGTCCATAAAGTAACGCGGATGATGCTGATTTGCTAAAGCAAAGACGCTGATAAAAACAGATTTTTAAAACCATTGCGACCTTTGCGTAAATCTTTGTGAACTTTGCGGTTAATTTTTTCACAATCCAATTCTTTCAAACTCAAACCCTTAATTTTTCTTAATGTCTTAATGGTTTTAAGATTAGCGACCTTAGCGTAAACCTTTGCTTCCTTTGCGGTTAATTTTTCCTTAATACCTTTGCGGTTAACTAACCTTTAAAATTTAAAATATTCTTTTGCGTTATTATAAGAGATATCCTGAACCATTTTACCAATCCATTCCATGTCGTTAGGAAGTTCTCCACGTTTTATTTCGTCACCTAAAAGATTACAAAGAATACGTCGGAAATATTCGTGTCTTGGGAACGATAAAAAGCTTCTTGAATCGGTTAGCATTCCCACGAAACAACTAATTAATCCCATATTAGAAAGTGCATTTAATTGCTTGGTCATTCCGTCTTTTTGGTCCAGAAACCACCATCCTGATCCAAACTGTACCTTCCCTTTAATGCTCCCGTCATTAAAGTTTCCTATCATTGTTGCCATAACTTCATTATCAGCAGGATTCAGGTTATAAATGATTGTTTTTGTTAGTTTATCTTTACTATCTAATGCATTTAAAAATGAAGATAATTTTTGTGCTTGCGGATAATCTCCAATAGAATCCCAGCCTGTATCTGGCCCTAAAATTCGGTGCATTCTCGCATTATTATTTCGTAATGCTCCTAAGTGAAATTGCTGTACCCAACCAAACTCATGATAGGTTTCAGACAAGAACAACAATACAGCGCTTTGGAATTTTAAGGCTTCATCGGGCGTAATTGTTTGATTTTCTCTTTTCTTTTTGAAGATGGAATTAATCTCGTTTTCAGTGTAGTTTTCAAAGTAAATTTGATCTAATCCATGATCACTAAGTTTACAGCCATTATTAGCAAAATATTCAATTCTGTTTTTTAATGCACTACATAAATCAGCATAAGAACTAATTGTAGTTCCTGCAACTTCCCCCAGAGTATCTATATATTGATTGTAACCATCATTAGAAATTAATATCGCTTTATCGGGTCTGAAAGCGGTACTCATCTTAGTCCCAATTGGATTTTTGGCTAGTTTTTGATGGTGTTCTAAATTATCAATTGGATCTTCAGTCGTACAAACCACTTCGGCATTTACTTTTTTAAGCAAATTTTGTGTGCTATACGCTTCTGAATTTATTTTCTCAGAAGTCTCGATATAAATTCTCTCAGCCGATTTTTCATCCAATAAATCATAAATATCAAAATAACGAGCTAATTCTAAGTGTGTCCAATGATACAATGGATTACGCATCGTGTATGGAACTGTTTTTGCCCAGTTTAAGAATTTATCTTTATCAGAACCGTTTCCTGT is a genomic window containing:
- a CDS encoding sugar kinase, with protein sequence MNKVVAFGEIMLRLSTERHLRFSQAKTFGSNYGGGEFNVCVSLANYGVNAEFVTRLPENEIGASAVKEMRKMNVASQNVIYGGERLGIYFLETGAGTRGSNVVYDRAHSSMATIEKGLIDWEKVLEGADWFHWSGITPAISDSAAQACLEAIKVAHKLGITISCDLNYRSKLWQYGKTPCDVMPEMLQYSNVILGDIDTAYFMLGIPKVNPNYQDEKSLPVLYSKLFDLIPNLKTVATTLRYSVSASHQRIGGVLFDGKAIYNAAVQEVTPVVDRVGSGDAFMGGLIYGLLEYPNNNQRALDFAVATCCLKHTIAGDYNLVTLKEVENMLDGNSAGLVSR
- the uxaC gene encoding glucuronate isomerase, producing MSATQPFINDNFLLENKFAEELYHNYSKNQPIIDYHNHLNPQFIAENKIFENTTQVWINGDHYKWRAMRTLGINEQFITGNGSDKDKFLNWAKTVPYTMRNPLYHWTHLELARYFDIYDLLDEKSAERIYIETSEKINSEAYSTQNLLKKVNAEVVCTTEDPIDNLEHHQKLAKNPIGTKMSTAFRPDKAILISNDGYNQYIDTLGEVAGTTISSYADLCSALKNRIEYFANNGCKLSDHGLDQIYFENYTENEINSIFKKKRENQTITPDEALKFQSAVLLFLSETYHEFGWVQQFHLGALRNNNARMHRILGPDTGWDSIGDYPQAQKLSSFLNALDSKDKLTKTIIYNLNPADNEVMATMIGNFNDGSIKGKVQFGSGWWFLDQKDGMTKQLNALSNMGLISCFVGMLTDSRSFLSFPRHEYFRRILCNLLGDEIKRGELPNDMEWIGKMVQDISYNNAKEYFKF
- a CDS encoding tagaturonate reductase; protein product: MKKLNRENIGLSDKLPIKIVQFGEGNFLRAFVEFAFQKLNQDANFNAGIAVVQPIDKGLVNMINDQDGLYTLFMKGIKKGEEIQEKELITNIVKAIDPYASFNEFLALAKEEELAFIISNTTEAGIEYIASDKPTMQPPVSFPAKLTVLLYERFKHFNGDKTKALTIIPCELINYNSDTLKEIILKYCADWSLEVDFTLWLLNHCSFHNTLVDRIVPGYPKDEIEEYNKQLDYSDNLIVSAETFFLWVIEGDDKLKAKLPFEKTDLDVKIVADMQPYRTRKVRILNGAHTAMVPFSLLYGNETVKETVDNLFTGTFVNKAVFDEINETLNMDKDELISFSDEVLDRFRNPFIKHLLSSIALNSISKFKVRVLPSLVEYVAIHNKLPVHLTFAFACLIRFYKGTWQNQTLPVNDSEDIVSFFAKTWKSDDYYEIATQVLRNKNFWDEDLTSIKSLQDTIAIALSEIELNGIEQGFVNYEKKLK
- a CDS encoding bifunctional 4-hydroxy-2-oxoglutarate aldolase/2-dehydro-3-deoxy-phosphogluconate aldolase, which produces MAKYSRIEVATTMKENGMIPLFFHSDIALSKKVLKACYDGGSRLMEFTSRGDFAFEVFGALNKYALAELPGMILGVGSVTDAAAASLYMQLGANFIVTPVLREDIAIACNRRKVLWSPGCGTLTEIAKAEELGCEIVKLFPADTYGPDFIKGIKGPSPWTSIMPTGGVFPTEESLSSWLNAGATCVGLGSQLISKEILDKNDFEGLKNKVSEVLEIIKKIRK